In one Mesoaciditoga lauensis cd-1655R = DSM 25116 genomic region, the following are encoded:
- a CDS encoding DUF2194 domain-containing protein, which produces MKVKVSVFVLAVLFVSVFFSNTLLLYKGSEQGYGNSILKRYVVPVLQENNENYKLVDVEATQVSFKGIDFVISCYYSSKMKDADKYLKKLSFFLMNGGKLFIINNIGASMNENGELVSTSELNAVYNFLGISYKGGWKSANIQNVDFDREYIHHLPIYGKRGVEFYTVFSKMVDVIESVKIDGKTYPLIMLGPRGGVSLFNFAFDSSGKAVLDFSKLISAFLIGNLSMQNRVLLIGKDENVEKALSYALIPYDISSKVNDNVQRYMAIVEINGHIPIQNALLMKYVSAGGVLMVASDGNETSNVKSAKINTSVFPLPPNFELPLYSSLKIMKPYPNSTVLVSSSQDGIPLVWSLRVGKGKIIFYPKGMLQKSLRGVFLQTLVSNVENSIQSIVNSYTVFIDDFPLPSYGIKRDMITKEFGDVTDGEFYYDIWWKDVEKIGKEMNLKYTTAFVTSYNAKNSWPYDFSSLLLTPYPLLEMKSIEKDGYEMGLHGYNHRSPIAQNWNLTNLENSYKALKAFVKIALGENYRPVSFVAPNNLIDDEGLKALKDVFPSLELVGTSYDATGTFSEYKIVNGVVVLPRTTAGYYPVNKLLKDSISSVMNFGTYQYFFHPDDLFSSDRNPSHESWDEMKESMKEFLSDMQNYYPWLENHYAYEAAKIFKIYLTQTPSYKRDKNEVEVSLPYNADIPRYFMFRSSGKLNIEGGKILYRYQKSNLYIIEMTSRVMIIKVI; this is translated from the coding sequence GTGAAGGTAAAAGTAAGTGTTTTCGTTTTAGCGGTACTTTTTGTCAGTGTGTTCTTTTCCAACACGCTTTTACTGTATAAAGGATCAGAACAAGGATATGGAAATTCTATACTGAAGAGGTACGTTGTGCCTGTTTTGCAAGAAAACAACGAGAACTACAAGCTTGTAGATGTAGAAGCCACACAAGTGTCTTTTAAAGGTATTGATTTTGTCATAAGCTGCTATTATTCTTCAAAGATGAAAGATGCAGATAAATATCTCAAAAAGCTCTCTTTTTTTCTCATGAATGGTGGTAAATTATTCATAATAAACAACATAGGAGCATCGATGAATGAAAATGGGGAGTTGGTTTCGACTTCTGAGCTGAACGCGGTTTACAATTTTCTGGGCATTTCTTACAAGGGCGGATGGAAAAGCGCAAACATCCAAAATGTGGATTTTGATCGTGAGTACATTCATCATCTTCCCATTTATGGCAAACGTGGGGTAGAATTTTACACCGTTTTTTCAAAAATGGTTGATGTCATCGAAAGTGTAAAAATAGATGGAAAAACATACCCGCTTATCATGTTGGGACCACGTGGGGGTGTTTCACTTTTTAATTTCGCATTTGATTCAAGCGGAAAGGCAGTTCTGGATTTTTCCAAACTCATTTCCGCTTTTTTAATTGGAAATTTGAGTATGCAAAACAGGGTACTTCTCATTGGAAAAGATGAGAACGTCGAAAAAGCACTGAGTTATGCATTGATACCTTACGATATCTCAAGCAAAGTGAACGATAACGTTCAAAGATATATGGCTATTGTGGAAATAAACGGTCATATCCCTATTCAAAACGCTTTGCTTATGAAATACGTATCCGCTGGTGGCGTTTTGATGGTCGCTAGCGATGGAAATGAAACATCAAACGTAAAATCGGCAAAGATAAACACAAGCGTTTTCCCACTACCTCCCAATTTTGAACTGCCTTTGTATTCATCTTTGAAAATCATGAAACCTTATCCAAATTCCACAGTTTTGGTCAGCTCTTCCCAAGACGGGATTCCTCTTGTTTGGAGTTTGAGAGTAGGAAAGGGAAAGATCATATTTTATCCAAAAGGAATGTTGCAAAAATCGTTAAGAGGTGTCTTTCTTCAGACACTCGTATCGAATGTAGAAAACTCAATTCAATCCATAGTGAATTCGTACACGGTTTTCATAGACGATTTTCCACTTCCATCGTATGGAATAAAGAGAGATATGATAACGAAAGAATTCGGTGATGTCACGGATGGAGAATTTTATTACGATATTTGGTGGAAAGACGTGGAAAAAATAGGAAAAGAGATGAATTTGAAATACACCACGGCATTTGTTACAAGTTACAACGCGAAAAATAGTTGGCCGTATGACTTTTCCAGCTTACTCTTAACACCTTATCCACTTCTCGAAATGAAGAGCATAGAAAAAGACGGATATGAGATGGGATTACATGGGTACAATCACCGTTCACCAATAGCACAAAATTGGAATCTTACCAATTTAGAAAATTCTTACAAAGCCCTGAAGGCCTTTGTGAAAATAGCATTGGGAGAAAATTACAGGCCAGTGAGTTTTGTGGCACCAAACAATTTGATAGACGATGAAGGATTGAAGGCGTTGAAAGATGTTTTCCCTTCCCTGGAACTTGTTGGCACTTCATACGATGCCACTGGAACGTTCAGTGAATATAAAATAGTAAACGGTGTCGTTGTACTTCCGCGAACGACCGCTGGATATTACCCTGTGAACAAGTTGTTGAAAGATTCGATTTCATCTGTCATGAATTTTGGAACTTACCAATATTTCTTTCATCCAGATGACCTGTTTTCTTCAGATAGAAATCCATCTCATGAGAGCTGGGATGAAATGAAAGAAAGTATGAAAGAGTTTTTAAGTGATATGCAAAATTATTATCCTTGGCTTGAAAATCACTACGCCTATGAAGCGGCAAAGATATTCAAAATTTATCTAACGCAAACGCCATCTTACAAAAGAGACAAAAACGAGGTAGAAGTTTCCTTGCCATATAACGCTGATATTCCACGATATTTCATGTTTAGATCGTCGGGAAAATTGAATATAGAAGGTGGGAAAATACTTTACAGATATCAGAAATCGAATTTGTATATAATAGAGATGACTTCACGTGTTATGATAATAAAAGTAATTTGA
- a CDS encoding MJ1477/TM1410 family putative glycoside hydrolase — protein sequence MRYYKYVLTVLLTISILVLNGCTNANGVKNSKTWLCQFQNFSPSLISKTHFDVVVIDYSYDGSDAEALKQEEIEKMKSTGKTVLAYMNVGYAEEWRFYWDKIKDATFVGNNDTRWPGEHLILDFDTPKWESVIQQYVNKIKKEGFDGIYLDGVNAYESFQDEKKYADEMIALLKYVRKWLGNEGKISILNAYGLYKFDPSIANLVNYLSVESLFYLRTRKRKEPYYSNILNEVKLFLEKGVKVLSVDYVDDGSGYKGENVERIRDYVKLARENGLIPYAARSNMKLNNLNVIPGIQGE from the coding sequence ATGAGGTATTACAAATACGTTCTCACGGTTTTACTGACCATTTCAATTTTAGTATTAAACGGGTGCACAAATGCCAATGGAGTCAAAAACTCTAAGACATGGCTATGCCAATTTCAGAATTTTTCTCCTTCCTTAATCTCAAAAACACATTTTGACGTTGTTGTGATAGATTACTCTTACGATGGAAGCGACGCAGAAGCGTTAAAACAAGAGGAAATTGAAAAGATGAAAAGCACAGGTAAGACCGTTCTCGCTTATATGAACGTTGGATACGCCGAAGAATGGAGATTCTACTGGGACAAGATAAAGGACGCTACTTTTGTTGGAAATAACGATACGAGGTGGCCTGGTGAACACCTGATCTTGGATTTTGATACTCCAAAATGGGAAAGTGTAATTCAGCAATATGTGAACAAGATAAAAAAAGAAGGATTCGATGGAATTTACTTGGATGGTGTAAACGCTTATGAATCATTTCAAGATGAGAAAAAGTATGCTGATGAAATGATAGCACTCTTAAAATATGTAAGAAAATGGCTGGGAAATGAAGGGAAAATTTCTATACTAAACGCCTACGGCCTTTACAAATTTGATCCATCAATTGCGAATTTAGTGAATTACCTGAGTGTAGAAAGCCTTTTTTATTTGAGAACACGAAAACGAAAAGAACCTTACTACTCCAATATTTTAAACGAAGTAAAGCTATTTCTCGAAAAAGGTGTGAAGGTGCTTTCTGTTGATTATGTTGATGACGGAAGTGGATATAAAGGTGAGAACGTCGAAAGAATCAGAGACTACGTGAAGCTTGCTAGGGAGAATGGACTCATTCCATATGCCGCCAGAAGCAATATGAAATTGAACAATTTGAATGTCATTCCAGGCATTCAAGGAGAGTGA